The Microlunatus soli genome contains the following window.
GATCACCTCGTGCATCGCGGCGACGTCGTTCTGTCCGTCGAAGCCCTTGATCACGAAGCGCCGGTATTCGCTCTTGCGGGGCAGGCCGTCCTCGAAGACGACCATCGATGCGACCACCTCGGTGCCCTGCAGGTTGGAGATGTCGTAGCACTCGATCCGCAGCGGTGGCGTCGGCAGTTCCAACGCGGTCTGGATCTCCTCCAGCGCCCGGTTGCGGGTGGACAGGTCCTGCGCCCGTACGGTCTTGTGCCGGACCAGCGCCTCCTCGGCGTTCTTGGCCACGGTGTCCATCAGTACGCGTTTGTCGCCCCGCTGCGGGATCCTGATGTCGACCCGGCTGCCGCGCATCTCGGTCAGCAGCTCGGTCAGCGACTCCTTGCTGGGCGGCAGCGCCGGGACCAGGATCTCGCGCGGAATCGCCTGCTGGTCGGGGTCGTCGCTGTCGGCCTCGGAGTAGAGCTGCAGCAGGAACTGCTCGACCAGTTCGCCGGCATCGGCATCGTCGGCCCGGTCGGCGACCCAGCCCCGCTCGCCGCGGACCCGGCCGCCGCGGACGTGGAAGATCTGCACCGCAACCTCCAGCGGATCCTCGTCCAGCGCGCCGTTGCCGTCGGGCTTGGGTGCGATCGCAACGACGTCGGCGTCGGTGCCGTCCACGAAGGCGATGGCATTTTTCTCCATCGCCCGCTTCAGCGCGCCGAGATCGTCGCGGATCCGGGCCGCCTTCTCGAATTCGAGGTTGTCGCTGGCCTGCTGCATCTCCCGTTTCATCCGGCGCTCCACCGGTGCGGTCTGGCCAGCCATGAACCGGCAGAAGTCCTCGACGATCTCGCGGTGCTCGTCGGCGCTGACCCGGCCGACACACGGAGCCGAGCACTTGCCGATGTAGCCCAGCAGGCACGGCCGCCCGACCTGCTGGGCGTTGCGGAAGACCCCCTTGGAACAGGACCGCATCGGGAACACCCGGAGCAGCAGGTCGACCGTCTCGCGGATCGCCCAGGCGTGACTGTACGGCCCGAAGTAGCGGTTGCCCTTGCGCTTGGCACCCCGCCCGACGTGCACCCGGGGAAACTCCTCGGACCAGGTGACGGC
Protein-coding sequences here:
- the uvrC gene encoding excinuclease ABC subunit UvrC; the encoded protein is MADPQSYRPKPGAIPDRPGVYRFSDERGRVIYVGKAKSLRSRLNSYFADPTGLHPRTYAMVNTAAKVQWTVVQTEVESLQLEYSWIKEYDPRFNIKYRDDKSYPWLAVTWSEEFPRVHVGRGAKRKGNRYFGPYSHAWAIRETVDLLLRVFPMRSCSKGVFRNAQQVGRPCLLGYIGKCSAPCVGRVSADEHREIVEDFCRFMAGQTAPVERRMKREMQQASDNLEFEKAARIRDDLGALKRAMEKNAIAFVDGTDADVVAIAPKPDGNGALDEDPLEVAVQIFHVRGGRVRGERGWVADRADDADAGELVEQFLLQLYSEADSDDPDQQAIPREILVPALPPSKESLTELLTEMRGSRVDIRIPQRGDKRVLMDTVAKNAEEALVRHKTVRAQDLSTRNRALEEIQTALELPTPPLRIECYDISNLQGTEVVASMVVFEDGLPRKSEYRRFVIKGFDGQNDVAAMHEVITRRFKRMLDEQRAMQAPGEAASGEGPLLVDPTTGAPKKFAYTPALIVVDGGPPQVAAADAAMTELGINDVALCGLAKRLEEVWLPDEEDPLILPRSSEGLYLLQRIRDEAHRFAITHHRSRRSKSMVESVLDQVPGLGEVRRKALLSHFGSLKKLRAARVEDIAAVPGFGERTAVAVKAALDDKPNGEVINTATGEITSD